TTTATATTCTGGGACAATGACAGTGGATATACAACACAAAACATTACATGCATTCGAAACAAAGTCTACAAATTCAGAACAGAAGTGCTCATGGGGTAACTAAATGATTCTGCATGATAAAGCGATTTAATTACTATGACTTGGTCATTTTAGTGAAAAAAGAAAGTGAAATATTAATTTGGACCATTTTTCTCCAAAAGAGTTCAACTGTCCAATCTTCTTCGATACCTAACAGATTCAGTTGGAGGAACACATACAGCACCTTCTTATCTGCAAGCGTTGgtacaaaaaaagaaatcagaagCAATCTGTTCCTACAAATTTCCACTCAATTGCATTTTTCTgtcatcaaaaacaaacaaacaaaaaaacaatgctacTCTCCGTGTAATCATACAATCATTCTGatgaatttttttgttttgtttttctcagcGAGATAAAGGCATCTGAATTCAACTGGGCAAACAGAACATTTTAACTTAATTCAACTTTCAAAGTAATAGAAAATGTAAGTGTCTATATTACTGTTTCCATTTTTTACAGAAGTTAATGGCAGTATCTGACTAATCAAAACTTTGTAATTGAGGACTCTATCCAGTACTGGAAACAAGAAAATTAAGTATTTCAATTGTCTTGAAGTTTGGTAATTTAATAAAAGCTATCAAATCTCTTTTTAAATGATTAGAGCTATAAGAAAAAGACATTCAATTGACTCAAAAGCAAAGAATTAAGGTACTTTTCTAGTCTCAATAGTGGTTATACAAAATGGAAAATTatcataaaagacaaaaaaagtgtCTCAAATCCTAGAGCAATCCTTTTCATCAAAACAATGATTAgacattcattattttacatgaAATGATCAATTTTAAGGTGGAATTTAGTGCAATGCCAGCTATTCGTTGGCAAATATTCCCTACAGATGCAACAAGAATAACCTCGTTTTACCATTAAAAGACTACAATCATAGTATTGTCGTTGACGCCTTTTAAATGTAATTGATAACATTTAATCCAAGCACTGTATCTCTTTTTAAGGTGCTCTTTTAAAATGCAAAGacatttttcatgtgttttgcaCTTTTTAAATCTTTCACTGTTTACTTGGAGAGTTTATACTAATATACACAGAGAACTCAGACCACAGTTTCTGTTCACGAGATGATTTTCAAAACATTAGCTCAAAGCTACTGCCTGATTCACATTACTAAAGTCATTTGACACATTAATAAAGTTGATCACTTTCACTATCAAGTTACTTCTCTCCAGTAAGTCCCAGTTAATTAAAAGAATACAAACTGTCCTTTCAACCTGCATAAAAGTTTACTTGGATCATAAATCCATTTACTTGGATGATAAAAGCATGATCAATTCAATACTCATATAGTAGAAATATGTATATATCTGAATTATTATCaataaacaatttttaataagGGCAAATATTTAGTAGCAGCTTACAAAAGGTAGGGTCAGATCACATGAACTCATTCCAAAAAATTTTTTGGGAGTTGGATGGACATCTAAGCCTAAAGGCTTTACTACAGATTTACACACTAAATGGGTGATGAAGTAAGAAAATGAAGTAATGAGTTGTAATAAGCATTTGGCATCTCTACTTAATACTTACAACATAAATCAGAACTACAGAAAACATTATACGGCTTGACAGACCTACGTTTTAGCTAACCGCAGGGGTCATGGATCAAATTCAGGGGGTCAGCGGCATGTTAGGATAGCCCAAACCATACCCATTGAAGATGTCCTCTGATGTAGAAGAGTCTAAGCTATTTAGGTTTTGAGAGTTTAGAAATTCTTGCAATGTGAATTCAGTCTGCAATGTGTCTGCAGAGTTTTCTTCTTTAAAGATAGCCACATCATTCTCTAGGCATAATGGAGAAATGTGGAGATCAGGTTGAGGAAATGAATCTGGAGCAGTGTTCTCGCCATCATTTTCCAAAACGCTGTTAAGCCAAAATAGATCAATGGTAGGGCAGCTGAGCATTGGAGATGCCTCAGACCTTTGAAGCAAgacgtcatcatcatcatcatcatcatcacccgcCTCAGAAAAAGAAGGAGGATCTTTCAAAGAAGAGAGGTATGTTATAAACCCAATAATTGCATTACAATTATAACAACTTTTTTAACTTCActctttaaaataaaggttccaaaaagaAGAACATTGAAGAACATTTTGGGATCCCCAAAgtacctttcagtgaacagttatTAAAagagttgtttttttgtttgtttgtttgtttttttagtgtgaagaacattttaataatctgatTTTAATAAtccttttccactataaagaaccttttgtgtaatggaaaggttccatggatgttaaaggttctttatggaacTATACATGCTGATTAAAAAACCTTTACTTTTAAGAGTGTTGGGTCCATTTTTTCAACAGCATTAGGGATTCACAATATGTCAGTACCATATCAGTTTCAGATGATATTAGAGATTTGTTAATTCATCAATGGGTGGATATTTTATTGCTCATTTCCCCCATTTGTACatttagataaaaaaataaaaaataaacaaataaaaataaacttggtTCATCCCTACATGTGACATGCAACATGCAAAAAAAccctttaaaaattataataatttaataacactgttaaaatgtaatcattAGCGAATGTCAAATTGAATATCATTTCTATCTCAtactatttattaatatttaaaaataactaaattttttgtgttttattatttatttagaccagtggttctcaaactcaaacactttgagaaccactgatttagACAAAAAAGTTAAGAATTTAAATATTGGATATTTATCAGTTATCAGcaataacatgaaaaaaacatcttatcggtatcagtgcatccctacaTTTTGCATGGGGCATGCAACCTCAAGCTTCCATTTTTAATCAGTGAATCAGTcaatcagaaatcattcattaGTGTTACTGTAATGGTTAGATTTGTGTTATTGAAACAGAAACACCACAGTCACagcccaccacacacacacagaaggtcCCTCTGTGCACCGTGAATCAAATGCATTTGGGTAGGGAAGAGTAGGAAAGAAAGAATCTAAACAAGTTTAGATTTGATTAGGCCTCTGAATGAAAGAGAAGCATCTGTAAAggcttttcattttcattcactATTTTAAGCCTTTTTCCATCAAGACACATCTGATAGTTCAGTGAATGAGAGGCAGGTTGAGCGGATTAGATTCGGAGGGGCCGTGGAGGCAGGACTCACCTCTGTCCTGTGTGCACAGGTCAGACAATGGCCCCTCTTCGACACTTGTACATCCGTTCCTACAGCAACCAAGCACAGAGCACTCCAGTAAACCAGCAGAACAGCCATTTCAGTGTCTACTCATACCTGAGTCTTACAGCATACCCCTTCACTTTGAAACTTCATAACATCAAATGTATGGTAGACTTTTCCCCAAATCACATTGTTGTAACTTTATGAATTCTGTTATTCCACAATGCGAGCCTCACGTCATCACATAATGACATCTAGTGATAACCTTTATTATCTGTACACAGGCAGCAATAAAAAGTATGGCAAAGTACAGTGCTcagtaaatgagtacaccccctttgaaaagtaacattttaaataatatctcaatgaaaaaacacaaaaacaatttccaaaatgttgacaaggctaagtttaatataacatctatttagcttataacatgaaagtaaggttaataatataacttagattacacatttttcagttttactcaaattagggtgatgcaaaaataagtacaccccacaacaaaaactactacatctagtactttgtatggcctccgagatttttaatgacaacaccaagtcttctaggcatcgaatgaacaagttggcgacattttgtaACATCTATCTTTGTCcgttcttcaagaatgacctcttttagagactggatgctggatggagagtgatgctcaacttgtctcttcagaattctccataggtgttcgatttggttcagatcaggagccactggatcactttcaccctgttcttcttcagaaatccagcagtggccttagatgtgtgtttaggatcattgtcatgttggaaaagtgcacaacgaccaagggcacagagtgatggtagcatcttctctttcagtatagagtagtacatctgtgaattcatgatgccttCAATGAAATGCAACTCCtcaacaccagcagcactcatgcagccccacataaggacactgacaccaccatgtctcactgtaggcaccatgcatttttctttataTTCCTCACCTTTATGAccccatacagttttgaagctatcagttacaaaacatttatcttggtctcatcactccagagtaaagagtcccagtagtcttcatctttgtcagcatgggccctggcaaactctaggcgtGATTtgttgtgcctgggctttaggagaggcttctttcatggACAGCatccatgcatgccattcctctgcagtgtacgctgTATTGTGTCACGGAAAATAGTCagcccagtttggctttctacttctttagataactgcagtgaacttgcatgccaattttcttcaacccttctcatcagaagaggCTCCTGTTGAGGTGTTAACTTCTGTGGATGACCTGGacatctctgtgagatggttgcagttccatctttttaaaatttttgtaccacttttgctataATATTCTGACttataagtaaagctttgccgATCTTCTTGTAGCCATCACCTTTctggtcttgtgacatttctcttccatgtggtgccattgctgacagcatgaaatgggaaggggttttaacactcTTTAATAGTcagctgtctgctggacacctgtgtaatgaataattagactcacctgtggttgaattcttgttaaattacacatttgtagtGTAAAagttagctttgctccagagactttcagtggggtgtactcatttttgcatcagcctaatttgagtaaaactgaaaattttgttctccaagttatattattaaccttactttcatgttataagttaaacagatgttatattaaacttagtctcatcaacattttggaaattgtttttgtgttcattgagatattgtttaaaatgttacttttcaaatggggtgtactcatttactgAGCACTGTACATCTTGTTCTTAAGGCCCAGATATACTTCATTTTCCATGTTCCTCTCCTTCTCATGGATGGTGCTGATGACACAAATTATGTTACACACACTGTCTGCAAGCCGGAGTGGAATGCGGGACCAATTCGATTTGGTTGatgttgttttactgtatttaactTGTTTTACACATTGAAATCTACTTAGCTACAATGGCCAATGGTTGAAATGATAATATCTTTTTAGTAATCCTTTCAGTTGAAAtgatgaggggaaaaaaatgatcAGTACATAttactacataaaaaaaaaactgattcacCCCCCACATTACATCACCCAACTCACAATATGAACTTACACCTCATCACTACATCATAAAATATGACTAATGCACTAAACACCACCACTACAGACAGCAAATGTACACTGTCACAAATGTTAGCTATAGCACACAACCCCACACACTTTTGAAATAATTTGCATGCACACAACACAAACTTAAACCAGTAAACAAACAGAACACACACTTACTCTTTAGAGACAAACACCAGTTTGGTTTTGATGTACTTCATGTAAGGATTCTCCTCTGAAACAAAACATTACAAGATCAAGAAAATTATTTTGTGTTGAAATACAGCATAAGCAAAAGTTTTAGTACATTCTACATTAGCTCAAGTGTGAATGGGAAAAAGATAATATATATTCCTTTTGGAAAAAGAAATCTAACATCATTTTTTGCATGGTTGTATGGATGTATACAGCTGTTTTTAGCAGTAAAATAATGAGCATAAGCTTTTCCCAGTTCAAATCTACATCAACATGCGTTGCGGTGAGCATTTTTTGTGACCCTTATACTGAAAGTTGTAAATGGACAACTGAAGCATTCATATGTCAACATCTTTAAGGACTGCACACTTAGGCCcagtttccacctggtattaagctGCGTTTTCGGGTCGATCGGATCTAAAGCAGATAATATGAAATATAGGTGTAAACAGTGTGTAAgacgttttgagcttgtcaaCTTTccaccacttccagaggtagtcgaaaacgcattcgaccggattgctttcatagtgcAAACTGTCATGTGGTGGAATAGCCACTGAAGACAACCTACTCTCCAACTACTGACTTAACGCGTAAACATTAAGGGAAGCGCGCTAGCAagacaggatttaaactttgttggcgGAAGACGAAAAAtataccaagcacaatgttctctcaccattcctgatttctaacacacactcaccgcATTCGGCGTGATCTCAcggctatcagagcagaaacgaaaactctccgtatgtttttctgtcatctctgggtacattcatatttaaacTGCACGAGATTATTTTgtccatacatttacccacccatataccctcccctcgaagaaatcagaaCTGAAGTGGTTAAAAGGTGTAAACGGGTATTTGTCTCCCTCATCCACAtgtgatctgatcgaccaaaacgcatcttaataccaggtgtaaacagggcctaaatGCCCATAAAAATACAATGTATGCCTCCCTTAATTAGACTTGGgtaattacaataaaatacacCACATTCTCAATAAACAATTCACCTCCAGTCTTTTCACTGTAGTATTTGCCAAAGGCCTGGTCTTTAGGAATGTTTGGGTAAAGATAACACAGTGGGTTAACTGGAACGTTTTCTGCTACCATGATCCGAAAGTTGCAGATGATCTCAGGTAAAGCAATCTGCTTCAGGTCAGTACTGGTAAATGGCTTCACTGTTTGCACACTCGGATTGCCTAACAAAAAAGAAGGTGTATTCAGTCTGATATTCATTGGACTCTGTGTTTTCAGAGATTGAACACAGTCTTAAAGAAGTATATCTTTTTATGACCAGTTTTCAGTTTTACCATCGTTAGAGTACTGCACCCAGCTGAATGTGATTCCACCATCCTTAATACTTTCGCTAAAACGCAGCAGGAAAGTGCcgttctgcttcttcttcaatAACAATCTCTCCTTCCCCTTGCTGACAAAACCCATTATAGAGCTAAAAGACAAACATacttgtgttaaaaaaaaaacacacttcaGCTATGcttttctctatctatctatctatctatctatctatctatctatctatctatctatctatctatctatctatctatctatctatctatctatctatctatctatctatctatctatctatctatctatctatctatctatctatctatctatctatctatcagcaTTCATACCCATCACTCCACAGGTCTGACAGGTAGCTTTTAACCAGGGTTAGAATTCCATCCAGCCACACCCACAGGGTGAAGTTTGTATCAGGGAGGTTCTCCTAAAGCACACACAGACAATCACAAGTAAACAAAACACTCATACATCAATATCAGGCATTTCACAAAGAGCGATATAACTGTATCTGTTCTTACCTTACTGAACTTGGCCCAGGGTATCTTACACTGGTCATAGCTCTGTTGTTTACCTAATAGGAAATCATTAACACATCATGTCCTAACAGCATCATTACCAAACACCAGATTACTTTATGACCTCtatattactttatttaatattatctaTTAATGAACAAAAGATGTAACGTGTGCATACCAAAGAGCTTGATGGCGAGAGTTTCCAACTGGTCACTGTCTAGACCACGTTTCCCAGAGGAGAGAAACTGCCAACTTAGCATTTCCCCAAACTGTGTCCAGGAGGCCGGAAGAGGGCTTTCAAAAAACTTCACATTCTAGATGCACACAAAAAGTGACTTGTagtgatgcaaaaaaaaaacaaaaaacagattcTATTATGATGATTCAGGCTAATTATTAGCTAAGAGTAACTCCTGCTCCCGACCTTGGGATCTGAAGAGAGCATGTTGAACCATAGAACAGACGCCCAGGCACTCTGCTGCTGACTGGAGTTCGAAATCACCACAACAGGAAGGGAAGAGGTCTAAAAGGAAAAAGGAAGTATGGTTATAAAAATTACAATGCCAAATCTCTGGAATGTTCACTGAGAATGCTttgaatgaggaaaaaacatcTCACCTCTAAAAAGACAGACAGGCCTTGATATTCAAACTGCGTATGAAAGTTTATTTTGTGTAGTTCTTCAGTAACACTCAGCGAGAGCTGCACGAAACACACAAAAAGatttatacacatacatataaacAGAACTTTACTTATTGGTTTGTCTATcagttttaattgttttaattaactactagtaaataataataagaaaatctggaattgaagagttcagatgcaaaagcagCTAAACGCCAACTCTGTCAAAAATTAGATAATGAAATTGTGCGAATGCTGCACGAAATACTTTCTCCCTTAGTTCAGTTCATTAGGcatatatgaaaatattttgCTTGCCTTGAGAAAATAATCTGACTCAATGGACCAACGAACCGAGCTAGATCAGTTAGAGTGGGAATCAAGGCATACATTGgtttatttgtgtttaattTAGTGGAAATCCCAGAAAATAAACAGGTGCACTCTGATCAACGACAGAACAGTTTTTTGCATATttcacataaacacattttgagTATGCTTTGAAATGCACCTTGTGAAATCAAACCAAACCTAGGAGAAATGCCACATCATAACAATTAAGGTCCCTGTTTTCGAACAAAGCAAAATATTTACTTAATCTATATTGATTCTGTATTGACTCTTGTGTTCTCAAGTCTTGATTCTGTTACTATCTTCTAGTTTTATGCTTGCTATGTGCAGCAATGTAGTTACAAGCAAATATTATTAACGAGATCCTTAGAAAACTCACATCATTGATTCCTTTTCCTCCACCACCAACTTTTTGGTCCTTCAACGTCtgtgaaaaaaatcacatacacaatgatttaactttttattaCCTTTCCACCATGCCGTCACTTAATATtgacaaagtattttatagACAACAATTGTAGAATTAGTTTGCTTGCTATAAAAGCTAGAAGTGTTTTCAGGCCTCTTGGCCTACGTGACTGTGATTACAAGGGTCAGATGTATCTGAGAAGTTAGCTTGGCCACTAAGCATATTTTGCGGGTAATTTTCCACCAGACAACAGGAGGATGTGAAATGAATAAGATCATTATTAAGGGTATCACTTCTTGCCTCTGGGGAGTGTTGATTGTTTTTGATACAATGTTTCATTTTGTCTATGAGAAAGGGTTGACCTTCAATTAGCAAAATTCCACCACAAGAGATGTAGACTAGTTGGCAGTTGGCCATTCTTACAAAGAGAATTATCTCTTGCATAAGCAACACCTGCTTTTTAATTGGAGATGTGACTGTAGTGAAAATGTTGGGGAGTACGTGGGAGACTCCAGGAAGAGAAAGGGATAAGAGCACCTGTAAATGAGATCTGTAGGGGTGGATCACTGTTTTAGCAAAAGTGTATAAAAACTTTGCCCTGGCTAGAGAGATTCAGATGTGGAGCTGGCATCTCACTTTGTTGCTTGTCAATAAACTTAAAATCCTGGGACCTGGAACTTTCGTTTTTCTTTGAGACCAGAACTGAAGGGACACAGAGACATTGAATTTGCCACAACATAATCAACTCACCAAATGTCTGAAATCAGCGACCATGCCCCCGTTTGTACTCTCAGCCATGTTAAGGGCTTTACTCGAAGTACCTAGCACATTAAACCTCCGAAACCTATGATAAACACATAGGCATGAGTTAGTGGTGGGTGGGGTGATGAGGGAAGTGTGTGTTCAGAATGTGTGTATTGAAAAACTCACCCTTTCACTTGTGAAGCAGCGCTGAAACAAAAGATGGAGGAAGAGAAGAGAGTAAGAATTCTAGAAGAGTCCTAACCACTAACAGACTAATTTAAAACCATATAAATCCACACAAACCTAACAAGCAAACTCATTCTCATATATGACTCACAAAATCTCACAAATCATACCTAATGAAGAAAGTAAGAGAGATCTTACTTGTCAACAGAAACAGACACCTTCAGAACATGGTTGAGTTCAGGAACTTTATACAGGAACCTGTAGAGAGGAGAGTGATTGTCCTTTCAGGAGGGCAAACATTTTTTCAGCATTTCTAACTCGACAACCTGAACtaagcatttttaataaaaatatatgataaatgGGTGAACAGTTTCGAATGGTAATTATTAATTCCCTCAAtcgattaattttgtttttgctttgtttgttttttcaaaattaaaatgtattcagggCAAGTTCTGCTTGTGGTTCTGTGTgataatttgaaaaataaaattcttaaCTGAAAGATTTTCTTTGTGTTTGAGTCATTACATTCACCCCAGGCACATGTACGCAAATGGAACGAATATTTGGTTACATAAAGAGGTCTGTGCATGCATAATAAAGATATAACTATTCAAAAGCAGTACTGACATTTGCATAAAAGTAGGTCAAGTACTTAGTTCCCCACAAAGTACATATTCTCAATTCCATAATGTTTAAAAGGATTTACCCGTGTCACAAGCAATATATGAAAACAAATCATCTATATTGATTATTTCAGTTTTGAATGGATGAGGTCGAGCGATTGTTCAGTTCTGCGATTAATCGGCACCGATACCAGATTTCTGTAATAAAATGCATACCGATAGTTTTTCTGGGTTGGAGTAGCTGAGAAGGGTCCGCTgtcattatacagtatatagacgtgaaataaaaatgatcacTGATGCCACGtggagtttgttttgacacgaCTTGAGGCTGCACTTCAGACGCAGATTTAAAAACATAGATAACAAAACGGTATGTATACAGTACACTACACTACATGCTTTCATATCATTATTAAGTAATTCATTTGttgactagatgctgcattagtaGAGAAAGAACAGCAGTATGTTTACTGTCAAGGCTGAGAGAATGCTAACATTAGTAGTACTTACAATGGTTAAAACAGTGTGACAAAAAGTCCAACCCAAATGTTTAATGTCACAATTGTTACCATctgtttgcattattttatatcCAGCTGGTCATTTTTATGCATTAGTTTGCAAGAAAAGTTGTATATTTAAAGCTAGCGATGTGAGAAAGCAAATGAATATGTTTCATTCAGCCGAAAGAAATGGAACAGGCCACCCTCACTTTAGATTATGGTCCAATTCCCACTAT
Above is a genomic segment from Chanodichthys erythropterus isolate Z2021 chromosome 21, ASM2448905v1, whole genome shotgun sequence containing:
- the stat2 gene encoding signal transducer and activator of transcription 2; protein product: MTQWERLQQLDTVYSQRASDLYNGDEFPMEVRHYLAHWIEGQDWERASRDSSQAAFLFQVLLENLDNQFSRFAQEKDSFLLQRNFRRYKQNFQKYQEEPYTLAAIINWFLVKEKEILNDAELAQQVQTLQVQSAAVELESQRQMEKRLKDLKIKVEVMEHKIRCLEEQQDEFDFKFQTHKMDSCTEEEKNKQRQGLQKMLNALDKCRKDFLSDISAMLDATECLSSVLIDEELVDWKRRQQKSCIGAPDDTSLEQLEKWFTQIIECMFQLQKFLQKLDELVGKMSYENDPIPERKPHLNKRVDTLLTNLIKSSFVVETQPSMPQGRGPLVLRTNVQFSVKVRFLYKVPELNHVLKVSVSVDNAASQVKGFRRFNVLGTSSKALNMAESTNGGMVADFRHLTLKDQKVGGGGKGINDLSLSVTEELHKINFHTQFEYQGLSVFLETSSLPVVVISNSSQQQSAWASVLWFNMLSSDPKNVKFFESPLPASWTQFGEMLSWQFLSSGKRGLDSDQLETLAIKLFGKQQSYDQCKIPWAKFSKENLPDTNFTLWVWLDGILTLVKSYLSDLWSDGSIMGFVSKGKERLLLKKKQNGTFLLRFSESIKDGGITFSWVQYSNDGNPSVQTVKPFTSTDLKQIALPEIICNFRIMVAENVPVNPLCYLYPNIPKDQAFGKYYSEKTGEENPYMKYIKTKLVFVSKENGCTSVEEGPLSDLCTQDRDPPSFSEAGDDDDDDDDVLLQRSEASPMLSCPTIDLFWLNSVLENDGENTAPDSFPQPDLHISPLCLENDVAIFKEENSADTLQTEFTLQEFLNSQNLNSLDSSTSEDIFNGYGLGYPNMPLTP